One stretch of Mycolicibacterium fallax DNA includes these proteins:
- a CDS encoding acyl-CoA dehydrogenase yields MPIAIAEEHLALADSVRALVAKVAPAEVLHEALETPLDNPPPYWRAAAEQGLTGVHLAESVGGQGFGILELAVVLAEFGYGAVPGPFVPSAIASALIAAHDPDYPLLAELAAGTSIAAYAIDSGLTATRLGEVLVIRGEARAVPAAGQADVLVLPVAIDSGEEWVVLNAADLEIEPRVSVDPARPIADVRANAIEIGDDRVLTTLSRARARALMSTLLSAEAVGVARWCTDSASGYAKIREQFGRPIGQFQAVKHKCAEMIATTERATAAVWDAARALDEATAGDPAATQHEFAAAVAATLAPVAAQHCAQDCIQVHGGIGFTWEHDTNVYYRRALALVACFGRAADYPQLVVDAATSTGMRGIDIDLDPQTEKLRGEIRAEVDALKALPGGPERNAAIAEGGWVQPHLPRPWGRAASPIEQVIIAQEFSAGRVKRPPMGIAAWLIPSIVAYGTEAQQQRFLPATFRGEMIWCQLFSEPGAGSDLASLTSKATKVDGGWRITGQKIWTTGAQYSAWGALLARTDPSAPKHQGITYFLLDMTAPGVEVKPLRELTGNAMFNTVFIDDVFVPDDMVLGEVNRGWEVSRNTLTNERVSIGSSEPAFLANLDLFVEFLADGQFDQIEQNHAGRLIAEGHAAKLLNLRSTLLTLAGGDAMPSAAISKLLSMRTGQGYAEFAVASFGTDGIVGDPDTPSGRWAEYLMGSRATTIYGGTSEVQLNIIAERLLGLPRDP; encoded by the coding sequence ATGCCGATCGCGATCGCCGAAGAACACCTCGCCCTGGCCGACTCGGTCCGGGCCCTGGTCGCCAAGGTGGCGCCCGCCGAGGTGCTGCACGAGGCGCTGGAAACCCCGCTGGACAACCCGCCGCCGTACTGGCGGGCCGCCGCCGAGCAGGGCCTGACCGGCGTGCACCTGGCCGAGTCGGTCGGCGGGCAGGGCTTCGGCATCCTGGAGCTGGCGGTCGTGCTGGCCGAGTTCGGCTACGGCGCGGTACCCGGCCCATTCGTGCCGTCGGCCATTGCCAGTGCGCTGATCGCCGCGCACGACCCCGACTACCCGCTGCTGGCCGAGCTGGCCGCCGGCACCTCCATCGCCGCCTACGCCATCGACTCGGGGCTGACCGCCACCCGGCTCGGCGAGGTGCTGGTGATCCGCGGCGAGGCCCGCGCGGTGCCGGCCGCCGGGCAGGCCGACGTGCTGGTGCTGCCGGTCGCGATCGACAGCGGCGAGGAATGGGTGGTGCTCAACGCCGCCGACCTGGAGATCGAGCCGCGGGTCAGCGTCGACCCGGCCCGGCCGATCGCCGACGTGCGGGCCAACGCCATCGAGATCGGCGACGACCGGGTGCTGACCACGCTGTCCCGGGCCCGCGCCCGCGCGCTGATGTCGACGCTGCTGTCGGCCGAGGCCGTCGGGGTGGCCCGCTGGTGCACCGACTCGGCCTCCGGCTACGCCAAGATCCGCGAGCAGTTCGGCCGGCCGATCGGCCAGTTCCAGGCCGTCAAGCACAAGTGCGCCGAGATGATCGCCACCACCGAGCGGGCCACCGCCGCGGTGTGGGACGCCGCCCGCGCGCTCGACGAGGCGACCGCCGGGGACCCGGCCGCCACCCAGCACGAGTTCGCCGCCGCCGTCGCCGCCACCCTGGCGCCGGTCGCCGCCCAGCACTGCGCCCAGGACTGCATCCAGGTGCACGGCGGCATCGGTTTCACCTGGGAGCACGACACCAACGTCTACTACCGCCGGGCACTGGCCCTGGTGGCCTGCTTCGGCCGGGCCGCGGACTACCCGCAGCTCGTCGTCGACGCCGCCACCAGCACCGGGATGCGCGGCATCGACATCGACCTGGATCCGCAGACCGAGAAGCTGCGCGGCGAGATCCGCGCCGAGGTCGACGCCCTCAAGGCCCTGCCCGGCGGCCCGGAGCGCAACGCCGCGATCGCCGAGGGCGGCTGGGTGCAGCCGCACCTGCCCCGGCCGTGGGGCCGCGCGGCCAGCCCGATCGAGCAGGTGATCATCGCCCAGGAGTTCAGCGCGGGCCGGGTCAAGCGGCCGCCGATGGGCATCGCCGCCTGGCTGATCCCGTCGATCGTGGCCTACGGCACCGAGGCCCAGCAGCAGCGCTTCCTGCCGGCCACCTTCCGCGGCGAGATGATCTGGTGCCAGCTGTTCTCCGAGCCGGGCGCCGGCAGTGACCTGGCCAGCCTGACCAGCAAGGCCACCAAGGTCGACGGCGGCTGGCGGATCACCGGGCAGAAGATCTGGACCACCGGCGCCCAGTACTCGGCGTGGGGCGCGCTGCTGGCCCGCACCGATCCGAGTGCGCCCAAGCATCAGGGCATCACCTACTTCCTGCTGGACATGACCGCCCCCGGGGTGGAGGTCAAGCCGCTGCGGGAGCTGACCGGCAACGCCATGTTCAACACGGTGTTCATCGACGACGTGTTCGTGCCCGACGACATGGTGCTCGGCGAGGTGAACCGGGGCTGGGAGGTCAGCCGCAACACCCTGACCAACGAGCGGGTCTCGATCGGCAGCAGCGAACCGGCGTTCCTGGCGAACCTGGACCTGTTCGTGGAGTTCCTGGCCGACGGCCAGTTCGACCAGATCGAGCAGAATCACGCCGGCCGGCTGATCGCCGAGGGGCACGCCGCCAAGCTGCTGAACCTGCGCTCCACCCTGCTCACCCTGGCTGGCGGCGACGCCATGCCGTCGGCGGCGATCTCCAAGCTGCTGTCGATGCGCACCGGCCAGGGCTACGCCGAGTTCGCGGTGGCGTCCTTCGGCACCGACGGCATCGTCGGTGACCCGGACACCCCGTCGGGCAGGTGGGCCGAGTACCTGATGGGCAGCCGCGCCACCACCATCTACGGCGGCACCTCCGAGGTGCAGCTGAACATCATCGCCGAGCGGCTGCTGGGCCTGCCCCGGGATCCGTAG
- a CDS encoding GNAT family N-acetyltransferase, translating into MTEIREIRAGETGSAAEAMLLLRPRWRTAGAVVDLIDDRLRPAGYRLVGAFEESSDSAVSVLGFREVWSTAWGHYLYVDDVSTLETARGKGFADELLRWVIAEAERLGCEEIHLDSGVGSDRAAAHRLYMRNHLRISSHHFSLELGG; encoded by the coding sequence ATGACCGAGATCCGGGAGATCAGGGCGGGCGAGACCGGCAGCGCCGCCGAGGCGATGCTGTTGCTCCGGCCCCGCTGGCGCACTGCCGGCGCCGTCGTCGACCTCATCGATGATCGGTTGCGGCCGGCCGGCTATCGGTTGGTCGGGGCGTTCGAGGAGTCCTCGGACTCGGCCGTGTCGGTGCTGGGGTTCCGTGAGGTGTGGTCGACGGCGTGGGGGCATTACCTCTATGTCGACGACGTCAGCACGCTGGAAACGGCGCGGGGCAAGGGATTTGCCGACGAACTGCTGCGGTGGGTGATCGCCGAGGCCGAGCGCCTTGGATGCGAAGAGATTCATCTGGATTCGGGCGTGGGCAGCGACCGGGCGGCGGCGCATCGGCTGTACATGCGGAACCACCTGCGGATCTCGTCGCACCACTTCTCGCTGGAACTCGGCGGTTGA
- a CDS encoding aldehyde dehydrogenase family protein, with product MSAVASSVIDDLAARPGTGEAIAVVDPSTEERITEFPDAGPEAVNTAVAAAKASYDSGVWTDIPGRQRAKALWRLGDLIDEHAKAFAELESLDAGMPPMQAEMIVSTCAEFFRYYAGWCTKINGSSYQVQMEGGVNSTHANFHAYTQKEPYGVVGLIYPWNGPLFNACAKIAPALAAGCSAVVKPAEETPLSAVLLERLIAEAGIPEGVANFVIGYGATAGAAITAHPDVEKVAFTGSTEVGKQIMRESADNLKKVTLELGGKSPVLIYEDADLDMAIMMASMGIFVHSGQGCVCGSRVFVQRSVYDRVVAGISMIGENLVLGGPQDEGAMISPLVSQKQLDRVMGYIDQGKRDGAEIVSGGYRLDRKGYFIKPTVVTGVDPETSSLYKEEIFGPVVTILPFDDDDEAIAMANDTNYGLAATAWTTNLARAHNLGKRLNAGMVGLNCQLTFDHNVPFGGYKHSGVGKEFGYEGIDGYLKTKSIWAAL from the coding sequence CTGAGTGCCGTCGCCAGTTCGGTCATCGATGATCTTGCCGCCCGTCCCGGCACCGGCGAGGCCATCGCCGTCGTCGACCCGTCCACCGAGGAGCGGATCACCGAGTTCCCCGACGCCGGGCCCGAGGCCGTCAACACCGCCGTCGCCGCCGCCAAGGCCAGCTACGACTCCGGGGTGTGGACCGACATTCCGGGCCGCCAGCGCGCCAAGGCGCTGTGGCGCCTGGGCGACCTGATCGACGAGCACGCCAAGGCGTTCGCCGAGTTGGAGTCGCTGGATGCCGGGATGCCGCCGATGCAGGCCGAGATGATCGTGTCGACCTGCGCGGAGTTCTTCCGCTACTACGCCGGCTGGTGCACCAAGATCAACGGCAGCAGCTACCAGGTGCAGATGGAGGGCGGCGTCAACAGCACGCACGCCAACTTCCACGCCTACACCCAGAAGGAGCCCTACGGCGTCGTCGGGCTGATCTACCCGTGGAACGGGCCGCTGTTCAACGCCTGCGCCAAGATCGCCCCGGCGCTGGCGGCGGGCTGCTCGGCCGTGGTCAAGCCGGCCGAGGAGACCCCGCTGTCGGCGGTGCTGCTGGAGCGGCTGATCGCCGAGGCCGGCATCCCCGAGGGGGTGGCCAACTTCGTCATCGGCTACGGCGCCACCGCGGGCGCGGCGATCACCGCCCACCCGGACGTGGAGAAGGTCGCCTTCACCGGCTCGACCGAGGTCGGCAAGCAGATCATGCGCGAGTCGGCGGACAACCTGAAGAAGGTCACCCTCGAGCTCGGCGGTAAGTCCCCGGTGCTGATCTACGAGGACGCCGACCTGGACATGGCCATCATGATGGCCTCGATGGGCATCTTCGTGCACTCCGGCCAGGGCTGCGTGTGCGGTTCCCGGGTGTTCGTGCAGCGCAGTGTCTACGACCGGGTGGTGGCCGGGATCTCGATGATCGGCGAGAACCTGGTGCTGGGCGGGCCGCAGGACGAGGGCGCCATGATCAGCCCGCTGGTCAGCCAAAAGCAGCTCGACCGGGTAATGGGCTACATCGATCAGGGCAAGCGCGACGGCGCCGAGATCGTCAGCGGCGGCTACCGGCTGGACCGCAAGGGCTACTTCATCAAGCCCACCGTGGTCACCGGCGTCGACCCGGAGACCAGCAGCCTCTACAAGGAGGAGATCTTCGGCCCGGTCGTCACCATCTTGCCGTTCGACGACGACGACGAGGCCATCGCGATGGCCAACGACACCAACTACGGCCTGGCCGCCACCGCCTGGACCACCAACCTGGCCCGCGCGCACAACCTGGGCAAGCGGCTCAACGCCGGCATGGTGGGGCTGAACTGCCAGCTGACCTTCGACCACAACGTGCCGTTCGGTGGCTACAAGCACTCCGGCGTCGGCAAGGAGTTCGGCTACGAGGGCATCGACGGCTACCTGAAGACCAAGTCGATCTGGGCCGCCCTCTGA
- a CDS encoding heavy-metal-associated domain-containing protein: MTDLAEQQHIRATRRIELDVTGMTCMMCARRVEKALNKVDGVQASVKIATKIATVDAAPGVTVEQLCAVVEQAGYQATEHVPGAAAAEDTGADDAASDTEPAARGWWAKLRARFTRNRAE, from the coding sequence GTGACGGATCTGGCAGAGCAGCAGCACATCCGGGCCACCCGGCGCATCGAACTCGACGTGACCGGAATGACGTGCATGATGTGCGCGCGCCGGGTGGAGAAGGCCCTGAACAAGGTCGACGGCGTGCAGGCGTCGGTGAAGATCGCCACCAAGATCGCCACCGTCGACGCCGCCCCGGGGGTGACCGTCGAGCAGCTGTGTGCGGTTGTCGAGCAGGCCGGCTATCAGGCCACCGAGCACGTGCCGGGTGCGGCCGCCGCCGAGGACACCGGCGCGGACGACGCCGCATCCGACACCGAGCCGGCGGCCCGCGGCTGGTGGGCGAAGCTGCGCGCCCGGTTCACCCGCAACCGAGCGGAATGA
- a CDS encoding acyltransferase family protein — MAGAPEQPTATEPADTAAPARNLSVDYYRVSGVALIVFGHWLLSSITYRNGEFGLEQPLVDIPWTQWLVWLMQAVPVFFVAAGYATAVSWAHWRDTGRMSRQDWVRRRLSAALGPTGAYLAFIWTLMIIAKLVGAPGAVLDYAGWAVAMQLWFLAVYALVVYLTPVVVAAFRRWGLWVPATLGLGVAVVDLLSIVGKVPYLHWANYLLCWGAMYTIGIAWHAGRFDERCSSASKRPAGNNAGRFSAGSTSGVVPRGRGRPRGMNERRRPLLMLGVSAVMLAVLIGWGPYPVCMIDIPGQPIQNSSPPSLAMFFFGCAQAGIAISLGTLVTRAMSGRRTRRFLSVANTNVMALYLWHMVPVVVVAAIAYPLGLLPQYPEDSGPWWAMRGVWVLILAVVTAGLMLTLFKLRRIFAASLPEIRVGWSPRWTDLTLFAGVALAAYGITVVSAAGFAPHGVIPWHSVIAFAVGAVLVAVQPRRES, encoded by the coding sequence ATGGCGGGAGCACCCGAGCAGCCGACGGCAACGGAACCGGCGGACACCGCCGCGCCCGCGCGCAATCTGTCGGTCGACTACTACCGGGTCTCCGGGGTGGCCCTGATCGTCTTCGGGCACTGGCTGCTGTCCAGCATCACCTACCGCAACGGTGAGTTCGGTCTGGAGCAACCGCTGGTCGACATCCCGTGGACGCAGTGGCTGGTCTGGCTGATGCAGGCGGTGCCGGTGTTCTTCGTCGCCGCCGGCTACGCCACCGCGGTGTCCTGGGCGCACTGGCGCGACACCGGCCGGATGAGCCGGCAGGACTGGGTCCGGCGCCGGTTGAGCGCCGCGCTCGGACCGACCGGCGCCTACCTGGCCTTCATCTGGACGCTGATGATCATCGCGAAGCTGGTCGGCGCGCCGGGTGCGGTGCTGGACTACGCGGGCTGGGCGGTGGCCATGCAGCTGTGGTTCCTGGCGGTCTACGCCCTGGTGGTCTACCTGACCCCGGTCGTCGTGGCCGCGTTCCGGCGCTGGGGGCTGTGGGTGCCGGCGACCCTCGGGCTCGGCGTTGCGGTGGTCGACCTGCTCAGCATCGTCGGCAAGGTGCCCTACCTGCACTGGGCGAACTACCTGCTGTGTTGGGGGGCGATGTACACCATCGGCATCGCCTGGCACGCCGGCCGGTTCGACGAGCGGTGTAGTTCCGCGAGTAAGAGACCGGCCGGCAACAACGCCGGCCGGTTCTCGGCCGGTTCGACGAGCGGTGTAGTTCCGCGAGGAAGAGGCCGGCCGCGGGGCATGAACGAGCGGCGTAGGCCGCTGCTCATGCTGGGGGTCTCCGCGGTGATGCTCGCGGTGCTGATCGGCTGGGGTCCCTATCCGGTTTGCATGATCGACATTCCCGGCCAGCCGATCCAGAACTCCTCGCCGCCGTCGCTGGCGATGTTCTTCTTCGGCTGCGCGCAGGCCGGCATCGCGATCTCGCTGGGCACGCTGGTCACCCGGGCGATGAGCGGCCGGCGCACCCGGCGGTTCCTGTCGGTGGCCAACACCAACGTGATGGCGCTGTACCTGTGGCACATGGTCCCCGTCGTGGTGGTGGCCGCGATCGCCTACCCGCTCGGGCTGCTGCCGCAGTACCCGGAGGACAGCGGCCCGTGGTGGGCGATGCGGGGCGTGTGGGTGCTGATCCTGGCGGTGGTGACGGCCGGGCTGATGCTGACCCTGTTCAAGCTGCGGCGGATCTTCGCCGCGTCGCTGCCCGAGATCCGGGTGGGCTGGTCACCGCGCTGGACGGACCTGACCCTGTTCGCCGGGGTGGCGCTGGCGGCCTACGGCATCACGGTGGTCTCGGCGGCCGGGTTCGCCCCCCACGGCGTCATTCCCTGGCATTCGGTGATCGCGTTCGCGGTGGGCGCGGTGCTGGTGGCCGTGCAACCTCGCCGGGAGTCTTGA
- a CDS encoding TetR family transcriptional regulator: MAIVDADRRGADGPDAADDRVLRIVAEILESDGYDAVALRTVARRARTSLATIYKRYPTRDDLIRAALSRWMDEHRWAGLRQGPGDAEESLYEGEMRMLRTIFEPWERHPGMLKAYYRARSAPGGDALVRRGFDEVLPASREVLAGVDPEFVADLDIVVSNVIYGLLGRFVAGEIGIADILPALERTVFRLTEGYRPAGTR; the protein is encoded by the coding sequence ATGGCCATTGTCGATGCCGACCGTCGGGGCGCCGACGGGCCGGACGCCGCCGACGACCGGGTGCTGCGGATCGTCGCGGAGATCCTGGAGTCCGACGGCTACGACGCCGTCGCGCTGCGCACCGTCGCGCGCCGGGCCCGCACCTCGCTGGCCACCATCTACAAGCGCTACCCCACCCGCGACGACCTGATCCGGGCGGCGCTGTCCCGGTGGATGGACGAGCACCGCTGGGCCGGCCTGCGGCAAGGTCCCGGCGATGCCGAGGAGTCGCTGTATGAGGGCGAGATGCGGATGCTGCGCACCATCTTCGAGCCGTGGGAGCGGCACCCCGGCATGCTCAAGGCCTACTACCGGGCGCGCTCGGCCCCGGGCGGCGACGCGCTGGTGCGCCGCGGGTTCGACGAGGTGCTGCCGGCCAGCCGCGAGGTGCTCGCCGGGGTGGACCCGGAGTTCGTCGCCGACCTGGACATCGTCGTCTCCAACGTCATCTACGGCCTGCTGGGCCGGTTCGTGGCCGGCGAGATCGGTATCGCCGACATCCTGCCGGCGTTGGAGCGCACCGTGTTCCGGCTGACCGAGGGTTATCGGCCGGCCGGAACACGGTGA
- a CDS encoding mycofactocin-coupled SDR family oxidoreductase encodes MPALDGKVAFITGVARGQGRSHALRLAADGAAIIGVDSCADIATNCYPMASRAELDETVELVRAAGGRMHASVADVRDYPALAAALQAGVDEFGRLDIVCANAGIAGMAFRELSVEEDLQTWTDVIDVNLVGSFHTAKAAIGHLIAGGRGGSIVFTSSTAGLKGFGGLGGGGLGYAASKHGIVGLMRTLANALAPHSIRVNTVHPTAVNTMMAVNPEMTAFLENYPGGGPHLQNPMPVQMLEPADISAAIAFLASDAAQYVTGVTFPVDAGFCNKL; translated from the coding sequence ATGCCAGCCCTCGACGGGAAAGTCGCCTTCATCACCGGGGTGGCCCGCGGCCAGGGCCGCAGCCACGCGCTGCGGCTGGCCGCCGACGGCGCCGCCATCATCGGCGTGGACAGCTGCGCGGACATCGCCACCAACTGCTACCCGATGGCCAGCCGCGCCGAACTCGACGAGACCGTCGAACTGGTGCGCGCCGCCGGCGGCCGGATGCACGCCTCGGTCGCCGACGTCCGGGACTACCCGGCGCTGGCGGCCGCGCTGCAGGCCGGGGTCGACGAGTTCGGCCGGCTCGACATCGTCTGCGCCAACGCCGGCATCGCCGGGATGGCCTTTCGGGAACTGTCCGTCGAGGAAGACCTGCAGACCTGGACCGACGTCATCGACGTCAACCTGGTCGGCTCGTTCCACACCGCCAAGGCCGCCATCGGGCACCTGATCGCCGGCGGCCGCGGCGGCTCCATCGTGTTCACCAGCTCGACGGCCGGGCTGAAGGGCTTCGGCGGGCTCGGCGGCGGCGGGCTGGGCTACGCGGCGTCCAAGCACGGCATCGTCGGGCTGATGCGCACCCTGGCCAACGCCCTTGCCCCGCACAGCATCCGGGTCAACACCGTGCACCCCACCGCGGTCAACACCATGATGGCGGTCAACCCGGAGATGACCGCGTTCCTGGAGAACTACCCCGGTGGCGGCCCGCACCTGCAGAACCCGATGCCGGTGCAGATGCTGGAACCGGCCGACATCAGCGCGGCGATCGCCTTCCTGGCCTCCGACGCCGCCCAGTACGTCACCGGGGTCACCTTCCCCGTCGACGCCGGCTTCTGCAACAAGCTGTGA
- a CDS encoding mycofactocin-coupled SDR family oxidoreductase, whose translation MNGRVAGKRVLVTGAARGMGRSHAVRLAEEGADLILVDICASLPDIDYPLAATEDLAETARLVEEQGRRAITHVVDVRDAAALTAAVDDGVTRLGGLDASVANAGVITGGTWDTTTAEQWRTVVDVNLIGTWNTCAAALPHLVDHGGSLVNISSVAGLKGSPLHTPYTASKHGVVGMSRALANELAAVNVRVNTVHPTGVDTGMRPDALHALLHGERADLGPIFQNALPIVMTEARDVSNAVLFLVSDESRHVTGLEFKVDAGVTLR comes from the coding sequence GTGAACGGGCGCGTAGCGGGCAAGCGGGTGCTGGTCACCGGCGCCGCCCGGGGAATGGGCCGCAGTCACGCGGTGCGACTGGCCGAGGAGGGCGCCGACCTCATCCTGGTCGACATCTGCGCGTCGCTGCCCGACATCGACTACCCGCTGGCCGCGACCGAGGACCTCGCCGAGACCGCGCGACTGGTCGAGGAGCAGGGCCGCCGCGCCATCACCCACGTGGTGGACGTGCGCGACGCCGCCGCGCTGACCGCCGCGGTCGACGACGGGGTGACCCGGCTCGGCGGACTGGACGCCTCGGTTGCCAACGCCGGGGTGATCACCGGCGGCACCTGGGACACCACCACCGCCGAGCAGTGGCGCACCGTCGTCGACGTCAACCTGATCGGCACCTGGAACACCTGCGCGGCGGCGCTGCCGCACCTGGTCGACCACGGCGGCAGCCTGGTCAACATCAGTTCGGTGGCCGGCCTCAAGGGCAGCCCGCTGCACACCCCCTACACCGCCTCCAAGCACGGCGTCGTCGGGATGAGCCGCGCGCTGGCCAATGAGCTCGCCGCGGTCAACGTCCGGGTCAACACCGTGCACCCCACCGGGGTCGACACCGGGATGCGGCCCGATGCGCTGCACGCGCTGCTGCACGGCGAGCGCGCCGATTTGGGCCCGATCTTCCAGAACGCGCTGCCGATCGTGATGACCGAGGCCCGCGACGTCAGCAACGCCGTGCTGTTCCTGGTCTCCGACGAGTCCCGGCACGTCACCGGCCTGGAGTTCAAGGTCGACGCCGGGGTGACGCTGCGATGA
- the fadD2 gene encoding long-chain-fatty-acid--CoA ligase FadD2: MSKLTDLALQTAGALGESVSKYAERGAAELHYARKMFEAGALKMDPLTFANLLADIARWGEIGMIPALNARRNPNGIAIIDDDGQLTFAELDAAAHAVANALRARGVSDGDGVALLIRNHRWFLIALYGAARVGARMILLNSEFSGPQIKEVSEREGAQLIIHDDEYTAAVAEADPPLGKLRALPTNPDSDTPSGSTAQTLADLIAGGDDRPAPRATKQAKIIILTSGTTGTPKGANRAAPPSLAPIGGILSAVPFRSGEVTSLPAPMFHALGFLHCTIAMMLGNTLVLRRRFKPATVLADIEEHRVTAMVVVPVMLSRILDYRDTLETKPDTSSLRIVFVSGSQLGAELATRAMKDLGPVVYNLYGSTEIAFATIARPQDLQKDAATVGPVVKGVRIKIVDDDGNEVPQGQVGRIFVGNTFPFEGYTGGGGKQVIDGLMSSGDVGYFDADGLLYVSGRDDEMIICGGENVFPAEIEDLLSGHPEIVEATALGVDDKEWGSRLRAFVVKAEGAEIDEDAVKAYVRDNLARYKVPREVVFIDELPRNPTGKILKRVLRDIGEGVATVEDTVANLSEKIADVLHPDGGDDPK, encoded by the coding sequence ATGTCGAAGCTGACAGATCTGGCCCTCCAGACCGCCGGTGCCCTGGGTGAATCCGTGTCGAAGTACGCCGAACGCGGCGCGGCCGAATTGCATTACGCCCGAAAGATGTTCGAGGCCGGGGCGCTGAAGATGGACCCGTTGACCTTTGCCAACCTGCTGGCCGACATCGCCCGCTGGGGTGAGATCGGGATGATCCCGGCGCTCAACGCGCGGCGGAACCCGAACGGCATCGCCATCATCGACGACGACGGCCAGCTCACCTTCGCCGAGCTCGACGCCGCCGCGCACGCGGTGGCCAACGCGCTGCGGGCCCGGGGCGTCAGCGACGGCGACGGGGTGGCGCTGCTGATCCGCAACCACCGGTGGTTCCTCATCGCGCTCTACGGCGCGGCCCGGGTCGGCGCTCGGATGATCCTGCTCAACAGCGAATTCTCCGGCCCGCAGATCAAGGAGGTCTCCGAGCGCGAGGGCGCCCAGCTGATCATCCACGACGACGAATACACCGCCGCGGTTGCCGAGGCCGACCCGCCGCTGGGCAAACTGCGGGCGCTGCCCACCAACCCGGACTCCGACACCCCGTCGGGCAGCACCGCCCAGACGCTGGCCGACCTGATCGCCGGCGGCGACGACCGGCCGGCGCCCCGGGCCACCAAGCAGGCCAAGATCATCATCCTGACCAGCGGAACCACCGGCACCCCCAAGGGCGCGAACCGGGCCGCCCCGCCGTCGCTGGCGCCGATCGGCGGCATCCTGTCGGCCGTGCCGTTCCGCAGCGGTGAGGTGACCTCGCTGCCGGCGCCGATGTTCCACGCGCTGGGCTTCCTGCACTGCACCATCGCGATGATGCTGGGCAACACCCTGGTGCTGCGGCGCCGCTTCAAGCCAGCCACCGTGCTGGCCGACATCGAGGAGCACCGGGTCACCGCCATGGTGGTGGTGCCGGTGATGCTCTCGCGGATCCTGGACTACCGCGACACCCTGGAGACCAAGCCGGACACCTCCAGCCTGCGGATCGTCTTCGTGTCCGGGTCCCAGCTGGGCGCCGAGCTGGCCACCCGGGCGATGAAGGATCTGGGCCCGGTCGTCTACAACCTGTACGGCTCCACCGAGATCGCGTTCGCCACCATCGCCCGGCCGCAGGACCTGCAGAAGGACGCGGCCACCGTCGGGCCGGTGGTCAAGGGCGTGCGGATCAAGATCGTCGACGACGACGGCAACGAGGTGCCCCAGGGGCAGGTGGGCCGGATCTTCGTCGGCAACACCTTCCCGTTCGAGGGCTACACCGGCGGTGGCGGCAAGCAGGTCATCGACGGCCTGATGTCCTCCGGTGACGTCGGCTACTTCGACGCCGACGGCCTGCTCTACGTCAGCGGCCGCGACGACGAGATGATCATCTGCGGCGGCGAGAACGTCTTCCCCGCCGAAATCGAGGACCTGCTGTCCGGGCACCCGGAGATCGTCGAGGCGACGGCGCTGGGCGTCGACGACAAGGAATGGGGATCACGGCTGCGGGCGTTCGTCGTCAAGGCCGAGGGCGCCGAGATCGACGAGGACGCCGTCAAGGCCTACGTCCGGGACAACCTGGCCCGCTACAAGGTGCCCCGCGAGGTGGTGTTCATCGACGAGTTGCCGCGCAACCCGACCGGCAAGATCCTCAAGCGGGTGCTGCGCGACATCGGCGAGGGGGTGGCCACCGTCGAGGACACCGTGGCCAACCTCTCCGAGAAGATCGCCGACGTCCTGCACCCTGACGGGGGCGACGACCCGAAGTAG
- a CDS encoding carboxymuconolactone decarboxylase family protein gives MTDRGAAMYAEVMTVPAPQPVAPTERALLDVVFGQVWTRPGLSRRDRRFITLACVAAADAEGPLREHVYAALRSGDLSITEIQEAALHFAVYSGWPKASRLNMMIDEQWARIHAERGTPVPPPEPLLPLPTPSDPEARLATGEQAFIDVNCLPFVPTRDNPYSGAGILNFVFGEVWLRPGLGRRERRLLTVACVGFQDAPYPIMSHVYAALRSRDLSFDEMDELILQFAAYYGWAKAATLQAVAHEQQQRVRQELSGQDFAVPK, from the coding sequence ATGACCGACCGGGGAGCCGCGATGTACGCGGAGGTGATGACGGTGCCCGCGCCGCAGCCCGTCGCACCCACCGAGCGCGCCCTGCTCGATGTCGTGTTCGGGCAGGTGTGGACGCGCCCCGGGCTGAGCCGACGCGACCGGCGGTTCATCACGCTGGCCTGCGTGGCCGCCGCCGACGCCGAGGGCCCGCTGCGCGAGCACGTCTACGCCGCGCTGCGCAGCGGCGACCTGAGCATCACCGAGATCCAGGAGGCCGCGCTGCACTTCGCGGTGTACAGCGGCTGGCCCAAGGCGTCCCGGCTGAACATGATGATCGACGAGCAGTGGGCCCGCATCCACGCCGAACGCGGCACCCCGGTGCCGCCGCCGGAACCGCTGCTGCCGCTGCCCACCCCCAGCGATCCGGAGGCCCGGCTGGCCACCGGCGAGCAGGCGTTCATCGACGTCAACTGCCTGCCGTTCGTGCCGACCCGGGACAACCCGTACTCCGGGGCGGGCATCCTGAACTTCGTCTTCGGCGAGGTCTGGCTGCGCCCGGGGCTGGGCCGGCGGGAACGACGGCTGCTCACGGTGGCCTGCGTGGGCTTCCAGGACGCGCCCTACCCGATCATGAGCCACGTCTACGCCGCGCTGCGCAGCCGGGATCTGTCCTTCGACGAAATGGACGAGCTGATCCTGCAGTTCGCCGCCTACTACGGCTGGGCCAAGGCGGCCACCCTCCAGGCCGTCGCCCACGAGCAGCAACAGCGGGTCCGCCAGGAGTTGTCGGGGCAGGACTTTGCGGTTCCCAAGTGA